A single window of Pseudarthrobacter defluvii DNA harbors:
- the tkt gene encoding transketolase, with product MEEQELSWTSLDQKAVDTIRVLAADAVEKVGNGHPGTAMSLAPAAYLLFQKLMRHDPRDPQWLGRDRFVLSPGHTSLTLYIQLFLSGYGLELKDLEALRTWGSLTPGHPEYKHTAGVEITTGPLGQGLASSVGFAYSQRRQRGLFDADAPAGESPFDHTIWVIASDGDLQEGVTAEASSLAGHQELGNLVVIYDENHISIEDNTDIAFTEDVLKRYEAYGWHTQRVDWTRTGEYKEDVQELYGALLAAKAETSKPSIISLRTIIGYPAPKKQNTGKIHGSALGGDEVAALKEVLGFDPAKSFEVDQEVLDHARQVVERGAAERKEWEESFTAWQEANPEGAALLQRLEAQELPNGVDAALPVFPAGKDVSTRAASGKVLNALGPVLPELWGGSADLAESNNTTIEDSPSFVPASKQTDAWSGNPYGRVLHFGIREHAAASIVNGITLAGNTRAFSGTFLIFSDYQRPAIRLGALMGVPSLYVWTHDSIGLGEDGPTHQPVEQLASLRAIVGLDVVRPGDANEVAAAWKTMLENHANPAGIVLTRQNIPTWERGAGDADGDTFASTAGVAKGGYVLAEASKDGATVPADVILIATGSEVQLAVQAREALQSEGIAARVVSMPCVEWFKKQDASYRESVLPAAVKARVSVEAGLALGWREFVGDAGRSVSLEHYGASADYKRLFQEFGITAEAVAAAAKDSLAALQA from the coding sequence TTGGAAGAGCAAGAACTGTCATGGACCAGCTTGGACCAGAAGGCCGTGGATACCATCCGTGTCCTCGCCGCAGACGCCGTGGAGAAGGTGGGCAACGGGCACCCCGGAACCGCCATGAGCCTGGCCCCGGCCGCTTACCTTCTCTTCCAGAAGCTGATGCGCCATGACCCGCGTGATCCGCAGTGGCTGGGCCGTGACCGTTTCGTCCTGTCCCCCGGCCACACGTCGCTGACCCTTTACATCCAGCTGTTCCTCTCCGGCTACGGGCTGGAACTTAAGGACCTCGAAGCGCTGCGCACCTGGGGCTCGCTGACCCCCGGCCACCCCGAGTACAAGCACACCGCGGGCGTGGAGATCACTACCGGGCCGCTCGGCCAGGGCCTGGCATCATCGGTTGGCTTTGCGTACTCCCAGCGCCGCCAGCGTGGCCTGTTCGACGCCGATGCTCCTGCCGGCGAGTCGCCTTTCGACCACACCATCTGGGTCATTGCCTCCGACGGCGACCTCCAGGAAGGCGTCACGGCCGAAGCCTCGTCGCTGGCCGGGCACCAGGAGCTCGGCAACCTCGTGGTCATATACGACGAGAACCACATTTCCATCGAGGACAACACCGACATCGCCTTCACCGAGGATGTCCTGAAGCGCTACGAAGCCTACGGCTGGCACACCCAGCGGGTGGACTGGACCCGCACCGGCGAATACAAGGAAGACGTCCAGGAGCTTTACGGCGCGCTGCTGGCGGCCAAGGCCGAGACCTCCAAGCCGTCCATCATCTCGCTGCGCACCATCATCGGCTACCCGGCCCCCAAGAAGCAGAACACGGGCAAGATCCACGGCTCCGCCCTCGGCGGCGACGAGGTCGCGGCGCTGAAGGAAGTCCTCGGCTTCGACCCGGCCAAGTCCTTCGAGGTGGACCAGGAAGTCCTGGACCACGCCCGCCAGGTGGTGGAACGCGGCGCCGCGGAGCGCAAGGAATGGGAAGAGTCCTTCACCGCATGGCAGGAAGCCAATCCCGAAGGCGCCGCACTCCTGCAGCGCCTCGAGGCCCAGGAACTGCCCAACGGCGTCGACGCGGCCCTCCCGGTCTTCCCGGCCGGAAAGGACGTCTCCACCCGCGCCGCATCGGGCAAGGTCCTGAACGCGCTCGGACCGGTCCTGCCCGAACTGTGGGGCGGTTCGGCCGACCTCGCGGAGTCCAACAACACCACCATCGAGGACTCGCCGTCCTTCGTCCCCGCCTCCAAGCAGACCGATGCGTGGTCCGGCAACCCGTACGGCCGGGTGCTGCACTTCGGCATCCGTGAGCACGCCGCCGCCTCGATCGTGAACGGCATCACCCTGGCCGGCAACACCCGCGCGTTCTCCGGGACCTTCCTGATCTTCTCCGATTACCAGCGGCCCGCCATCCGCCTCGGTGCCCTGATGGGTGTGCCGTCCCTGTACGTCTGGACGCACGACTCCATCGGCCTGGGCGAGGACGGCCCCACCCACCAGCCGGTGGAGCAGCTCGCCTCCCTGCGCGCCATCGTCGGCCTGGACGTTGTCCGCCCCGGCGATGCCAACGAAGTGGCGGCGGCCTGGAAGACCATGCTGGAAAACCACGCCAACCCGGCAGGCATCGTCCTGACCCGCCAGAACATTCCCACCTGGGAACGCGGCGCGGGCGACGCCGACGGTGACACCTTCGCGTCCACGGCGGGTGTGGCAAAGGGCGGCTACGTCCTGGCTGAGGCTTCCAAGGACGGCGCCACGGTTCCGGCCGACGTCATTCTCATCGCCACCGGTTCCGAGGTCCAGCTGGCTGTCCAGGCCCGCGAAGCACTGCAATCCGAAGGCATCGCTGCGCGTGTCGTGTCCATGCCGTGTGTTGAATGGTTCAAGAAGCAGGACGCCTCCTACCGCGAATCCGTCCTGCCTGCCGCCGTCAAGGCACGCGTCTCGGTCGAAGCAGGACTGGCCCTGGGCTGGCGCGAATTCGTCGGCGACGCCGGCCGTTCCGTCAGCCTCGAGCACTACGGCGCTTCTGCCGACTACAAGCGGCTCTTCCAGGAGTTCGGCATCACGGCGGAAGCAGTGGCCGCTGCCGCCAAGGACTCCCTCGCCGCCCTCCAGGCCTAA
- a CDS encoding COX15/CtaA family protein, which yields MTTASRLPQFAGRLASRLPRTVDARVRRLAVASLIGQTLLVVTGGAVRLTASGLGCPTWPRCTSDSLVNTPAMGIHGFIEFGNRLLTFALAAVAALMLVYLWNLRKERKDLFLLALGLLASIPAQAVIGGITVLTNLNPWVVGLHFLVSMALVVFATLLVNRAFGRTGRFVATRPAALPAVLRPVTAAVALFSAVAVMLGVVVTGAGPHAGDADAPRNDLDWDLFSHIHAVPAYLVTAGTVVALVLVIRRRITGPFRTAVLMLLGVTILQAIIGFTQYYNGIPALLVAAHMLGAALLMAASTNAWDVAHSSAVEPGTAVK from the coding sequence GTGACCACGGCTTCACGCCTTCCCCAGTTCGCCGGCCGCCTGGCCTCCCGGCTCCCACGCACCGTGGACGCCCGCGTTCGCCGGCTCGCCGTCGCTTCCCTGATCGGGCAGACGCTCCTGGTGGTCACCGGCGGTGCAGTCCGGCTGACGGCGTCAGGCCTTGGCTGCCCCACCTGGCCCCGCTGCACGTCGGACTCGCTGGTGAACACTCCCGCAATGGGCATCCACGGCTTCATCGAGTTCGGGAACAGGCTCCTGACGTTCGCGCTGGCGGCCGTGGCCGCCCTCATGCTGGTGTACCTGTGGAACCTGCGGAAGGAACGCAAGGACCTGTTCCTGCTGGCCCTCGGGCTGCTCGCCAGCATTCCCGCGCAGGCAGTGATCGGCGGCATCACGGTCCTCACCAACCTCAACCCGTGGGTGGTGGGCCTGCACTTCCTGGTGTCCATGGCCCTGGTGGTGTTCGCCACCCTGCTGGTGAACCGCGCCTTCGGCCGCACCGGCCGCTTCGTGGCCACCCGGCCCGCCGCGCTGCCTGCCGTGCTGCGCCCGGTGACTGCCGCCGTCGCCCTTTTCTCCGCCGTCGCCGTAATGCTCGGCGTGGTGGTCACGGGGGCCGGCCCGCATGCCGGTGACGCCGACGCTCCCCGCAACGACCTTGACTGGGACCTGTTCTCGCACATCCACGCGGTGCCTGCCTACCTGGTCACGGCCGGAACCGTCGTGGCCCTGGTCCTGGTCATCAGGCGCCGCATCACCGGACCGTTCCGCACCGCCGTCCTGATGCTCCTGGGCGTCACCATCCTCCAGGCCATTATCGGTTTCACGCAGTACTACAACGGCATCCCGGCCTTGCTGGTCGCCGCCCACATGCTGGGCGCGGCGCTGCTAATGGCCGCATCGACCAACGCCTGGGACGTCGCCCACTCCAGCGCGGTCGAACCCGGCACCGCTGTGAAGTAA
- a CDS encoding helix-turn-helix transcriptional regulator → MTNTTAVPMAGPGRAAYSPVADADERTRDRVLAAVLEHGPVSAAELGDLLGFTPAAVRRHLDHLSRAGVIEVKRVAKPGAGAGRPARRYVLSSQGQSSLGNDYLDIAALALQELQKVAGPDAVRAFAEERFADMERRYAPEIEQAGPEIRDRATALAAALSRDNFVASAASIEAKAPLPAALSSVQLCQGHCPIQQLAARFPVFCDVETEVFSKLLGVDVRRLSTLARGGHVCTTHIPTGRLSAKPATVPAAAPAGLDKVINHQQERP, encoded by the coding sequence ATGACCAACACCACCGCTGTGCCCATGGCCGGGCCCGGTCGTGCCGCATACAGTCCTGTGGCTGATGCCGACGAGCGCACCCGGGACCGGGTCCTTGCCGCTGTGCTGGAACACGGACCTGTCAGCGCGGCCGAACTCGGAGACCTGCTGGGGTTCACCCCGGCGGCAGTCCGGCGCCACCTTGACCACCTCTCCCGTGCGGGCGTCATCGAGGTCAAGCGGGTTGCCAAGCCCGGTGCAGGCGCGGGCCGCCCGGCCCGCCGCTACGTCCTGAGTTCCCAGGGCCAGTCAAGCCTGGGCAATGACTACCTGGACATCGCCGCCCTCGCACTTCAGGAGCTGCAGAAGGTCGCCGGCCCGGACGCCGTGCGGGCCTTCGCCGAGGAGCGGTTCGCGGACATGGAGCGCCGGTACGCACCTGAGATCGAACAGGCCGGGCCGGAAATCCGTGACCGCGCCACCGCACTTGCCGCCGCACTGAGCCGCGACAACTTCGTCGCCTCCGCCGCGTCCATCGAAGCGAAGGCCCCGCTGCCCGCAGCCCTGTCCAGCGTGCAGCTTTGCCAGGGCCACTGCCCCATCCAGCAGCTCGCGGCCCGATTCCCGGTTTTCTGCGACGTTGAAACCGAAGTCTTCTCAAAACTCCTCGGAGTGGACGTACGCCGGCTCTCCACCCTGGCCCGCGGCGGCCACGTCTGCACCACCCACATTCCTACAGGCAGGCTGTCTGCCAAACCGGCCACCGTGCCGGCGGCAGCCCCCGCCGGCCTGGACAAAGTAATCAACCATCAGCAAGAAAGGCCGTGA
- a CDS encoding heme o synthase, producing the protein MTATVSTTDTPLNASRAAGTGFARKAKAYLALTKPRVIELLLVSTLPTMIYAERGFPSIGLILATLVGGAFAAGSAGAFNCYIDRDIDKLMHRTENRPLVTGEVTPREALVFSWLLGAAAIAILWFGANPLSAWLGLGAIFFYVVIYTMILKRRTAQNIVWGGAAGCFPVLIAWAAVTNSVEWPAIILFMVIFLWTPPHYWPLSMRYGEDYRNANVPMLGAIAGAKVVSVQVVLYAWAMVACSLLMVPAGGAGWVYTLTAVLAGGWFLYESHALYGRAQREDIQDKRAMKVFHGSISYLTLLFIALAVDPFVGQAIIR; encoded by the coding sequence GTGACTGCCACCGTGAGCACAACAGATACGCCGCTGAACGCATCCCGGGCCGCCGGCACCGGGTTTGCCCGTAAGGCCAAGGCGTATCTCGCCCTCACCAAGCCGCGGGTGATCGAGCTGCTCCTGGTCAGCACCCTGCCCACCATGATCTACGCCGAGCGGGGCTTCCCGTCCATTGGATTGATCCTGGCGACCCTCGTGGGCGGCGCCTTCGCCGCCGGCAGTGCGGGCGCCTTTAATTGCTACATCGACCGCGACATCGACAAGTTGATGCACCGCACCGAAAACAGGCCGCTGGTCACCGGCGAAGTCACCCCGCGCGAAGCCCTGGTTTTCTCGTGGCTGCTGGGCGCTGCCGCCATCGCCATCCTCTGGTTCGGGGCCAACCCGCTCTCCGCCTGGCTGGGGCTCGGTGCCATTTTCTTCTACGTTGTCATCTACACCATGATCCTCAAGCGCCGCACGGCTCAGAACATCGTGTGGGGCGGTGCCGCCGGCTGTTTCCCGGTGCTGATCGCCTGGGCTGCCGTGACCAACTCCGTCGAGTGGCCCGCCATCATCCTCTTCATGGTGATCTTCCTCTGGACTCCGCCGCACTACTGGCCCCTGTCCATGCGCTACGGCGAGGACTACCGGAACGCCAACGTGCCCATGCTTGGCGCCATCGCCGGCGCCAAAGTGGTGTCAGTCCAGGTGGTCCTGTACGCCTGGGCCATGGTGGCCTGCTCGCTGCTGATGGTCCCGGCGGGCGGCGCCGGATGGGTGTACACCCTTACCGCAGTCCTCGCCGGCGGCTGGTTCCTCTATGAGTCCCACGCCCTTTACGGCCGTGCGCAGCGCGAGGACATCCAGGACAAGCGGGCCATGAAAGTGTTCCACGGCTCCATCAGCTACCTCACGCTGCTGTTCATCGCCCTCGCAGTGGATCCCTTCGTTGGGCAAGCCATCATTCGCTAG
- the tal gene encoding transaldolase → MTTPTQQLSDAGVSIWLDDLSRGRLKTGTLRKLIEEKNVVGVTTNPSIFHAAITTGTDYDQIIAGKAAEGASVEDTIFEITTTDVADACDLFAPVAAATKGVDGRVSIEVDPRLAWDTAGTIAEAKHLSQRVNKDNVHIKIPATIEGLEAITATLAEGISVNVTLIFSLERYRAVINAFQSGLEQAKENGHDLSRIHSVASFFVSRVDTEIDKRLDKIGTDEAKALKGKAGLANARLAYQVYEELFATERWALLADAGALPQRPLWASTGVKDPAYPDTLYVTELVAPGVVNTMPEKTLDATFDHGVVTGDTVTGTYEDANATLDALEKLGVSYNEVVALLETEGLDKFVASWKDLLADVEGALASARKAS, encoded by the coding sequence ATGACTACTCCCACCCAGCAGCTCTCCGACGCCGGAGTTTCCATCTGGCTCGACGACCTTTCCCGCGGACGCCTGAAGACCGGCACTCTCCGCAAACTCATCGAGGAGAAGAACGTGGTTGGTGTGACCACCAACCCGTCGATCTTCCACGCCGCCATCACCACCGGCACCGACTATGACCAGATCATTGCCGGCAAGGCAGCCGAAGGCGCCAGCGTGGAGGACACGATCTTCGAGATCACCACCACCGATGTCGCCGACGCCTGCGACCTGTTCGCCCCTGTTGCCGCCGCCACCAAGGGCGTGGACGGGCGCGTTTCCATTGAAGTCGACCCGCGTCTTGCCTGGGACACCGCAGGAACCATCGCCGAGGCCAAGCACCTCTCGCAGCGCGTGAACAAGGACAACGTCCACATCAAGATCCCGGCAACGATCGAGGGCCTCGAAGCCATCACGGCAACCCTGGCCGAGGGCATCAGCGTCAACGTGACGCTGATCTTCTCCCTGGAGCGCTACCGTGCAGTCATCAACGCCTTCCAGTCCGGCCTGGAACAGGCCAAGGAAAACGGCCACGACCTCTCCAGGATCCACTCCGTGGCGTCCTTCTTCGTTTCCCGCGTGGACACCGAAATCGACAAGCGCCTCGACAAGATCGGCACCGACGAAGCCAAGGCACTGAAGGGCAAGGCAGGCCTGGCCAACGCCCGCCTGGCATACCAGGTCTACGAGGAACTCTTCGCCACCGAACGCTGGGCCCTGCTGGCAGACGCCGGCGCGCTCCCCCAGCGCCCCCTCTGGGCCTCCACCGGTGTGAAGGACCCTGCCTACCCGGACACGCTGTACGTCACGGAACTCGTCGCCCCCGGCGTCGTGAACACCATGCCGGAAAAGACGCTGGACGCCACGTTCGACCACGGCGTGGTCACTGGTGACACTGTCACCGGCACCTACGAGGATGCCAACGCCACCCTCGACGCCCTGGAAAAGCTGGGCGTGTCCTACAACGAAGTCGTCGCACTCCTTGAAACCGAAGGCCTTGATAAGTTCGTGGCCAGCTGGAAGGACCTGCTGGCCGACGTCGAAGGCGCCCTCGCCTCTGCACGGAAGGCTTCCTAG
- the sufB gene encoding Fe-S cluster assembly protein SufB: protein MTDQLSEKAVAENTVISEILEKNPELHGIGNYEYGWADKNDVGANARRGLDEEVVRDISAKKSEPEWMLDLRLKGLKYFDRKPMPTWGADLSGIDFDNIKYFVRSTEKQAATWEDLPEDIRNTYEKLGIPEAERSRLVSGVAAQYESEVVYHQIREDLEAQGVIFLDTDTALKEHPEIFQEYFGTVIPVGDNKFASLNTSVWSGGSFVYVPKGVHVDIPLQAYFRINTENMGQFERTLIIADEDSYVHYIEGCTAPIYTSDSLHSAVVEIVVKKGARVRYTTIQNWSNNVYNLVTKRAVCEAGATMEWVDGNIGSKVTMKYPAVYLVGEHAKGETLSIAFAGEGQHQDTGSKMVHIAPNTKSSIISKSVARGGGRAAYRGLVQVREGAKHSANTVRCDALLVDTISRSDTYPYIDIREDDVQLGHEATVSRVSEEQLFYLMSRGMPEDEAMAMIVRGFIEPIARELPMEYALELNRLIELQMEGSVG, encoded by the coding sequence ATGACGGACCAACTATCAGAGAAAGCAGTAGCCGAAAACACTGTGATCTCGGAGATTCTGGAAAAGAATCCCGAGCTCCACGGCATCGGCAACTACGAGTACGGCTGGGCTGACAAGAACGACGTCGGCGCCAATGCACGGCGTGGTCTCGATGAAGAGGTAGTCCGGGACATTTCGGCCAAGAAGAGCGAACCCGAATGGATGCTTGACCTCCGCCTCAAGGGCCTGAAGTACTTCGACCGCAAGCCCATGCCCACCTGGGGTGCAGACCTCTCCGGCATCGACTTCGATAACATCAAGTACTTCGTCCGCTCCACCGAGAAGCAGGCAGCCACCTGGGAAGACCTGCCCGAGGACATCCGCAACACCTACGAAAAGCTGGGCATCCCGGAAGCGGAGCGCAGCCGCCTGGTCTCGGGCGTTGCCGCCCAGTACGAGTCCGAGGTGGTCTACCACCAGATCCGCGAGGACCTCGAAGCCCAGGGCGTCATCTTCCTGGACACCGACACCGCACTGAAGGAACACCCGGAGATCTTCCAGGAGTACTTCGGCACCGTGATCCCGGTGGGCGACAACAAGTTCGCTTCACTGAACACCTCAGTGTGGTCCGGCGGATCGTTTGTATACGTGCCCAAGGGCGTCCACGTGGACATCCCGCTGCAGGCCTACTTCCGCATCAACACGGAAAACATGGGCCAGTTCGAGCGGACCCTGATCATCGCGGACGAGGACTCCTACGTCCACTACATCGAAGGCTGCACCGCGCCGATCTACACCTCGGACTCGCTGCACTCCGCCGTGGTGGAGATCGTGGTGAAGAAGGGCGCCCGCGTCCGGTACACCACCATCCAGAACTGGTCCAACAACGTGTACAACCTGGTGACCAAGCGCGCGGTCTGTGAAGCCGGCGCCACCATGGAATGGGTGGATGGCAACATCGGCTCCAAGGTCACCATGAAGTACCCGGCCGTCTACCTGGTGGGCGAGCACGCCAAGGGCGAGACCCTGTCCATCGCCTTCGCCGGCGAAGGCCAGCACCAGGACACCGGTTCCAAGATGGTGCACATCGCGCCGAACACCAAGAGCTCCATCATCTCCAAGTCCGTGGCCCGCGGCGGCGGCCGTGCTGCCTACCGCGGCCTGGTCCAAGTCCGCGAAGGCGCCAAGCACTCAGCCAACACCGTGCGCTGCGACGCCCTGCTCGTGGACACGATCTCCCGCTCGGACACCTACCCGTACATCGACATCCGCGAGGACGATGTCCAGCTGGGACACGAGGCCACCGTTTCCCGCGTCAGCGAGGAACAGCTTTTCTACCTCATGTCCCGCGGCATGCCCGAGGACGAGGCCATGGCCATGATCGTGCGCGGCTTCATCGAGCCGATCGCCCGCGAGCTGCCCATGGAATACGCCCTTGAGCTGAACCGCCTCATCGAACTCCAGATGGAAGGATCCGTCGGTTAA
- a CDS encoding ABC transporter ATP-binding protein, producing MRSPQSPVLSINGLIKDVGPLSSMDGKMLRVVSGVSLVAERGQVTALLGANGAGKTTTLECAQGLQKRTGGTISLLGQDPATAGAELRSRVGVMLQDGGLPPSARPLPLLRHIAGLYANPWPLEDLVRRLGVDTFSRTSVRRLSGGQKQRLALAAALVGRPEVLFLDEPSAGLDPQSRQLVFDLIAGLRDSGMGIILTTHLMDDAQRLADYVYIIDGGRNVAEGTVQELLQRSPVTDHAGEHVRTLVFEAPAGLDLAAVLPDDVEVSEARAGSYSLTGALTPRHLSALAQWWEAKGIMPAALSLEARSLEDVFLDISGKDIR from the coding sequence GTGCGATCCCCCCAGTCCCCCGTCCTGTCCATCAATGGGCTCATCAAGGACGTAGGCCCGTTGTCCAGTATGGACGGCAAGATGCTCAGGGTTGTCAGCGGTGTTTCCCTGGTTGCGGAGCGCGGGCAGGTAACCGCCCTGCTCGGCGCCAACGGTGCCGGGAAGACAACAACCCTCGAATGCGCGCAGGGCCTGCAGAAACGTACCGGCGGAACCATTTCGCTCCTCGGGCAGGACCCCGCGACGGCCGGGGCTGAGCTGCGTTCCCGCGTAGGTGTCATGCTCCAGGACGGCGGCCTCCCGCCGTCGGCCAGGCCCTTGCCGCTGCTGCGGCACATCGCAGGCCTGTACGCCAACCCGTGGCCGCTGGAAGACCTGGTGCGCCGGCTCGGCGTAGATACCTTCAGCCGTACCAGCGTCCGCAGGCTGTCCGGCGGCCAGAAGCAGCGGCTGGCCCTTGCCGCCGCCCTGGTCGGCAGGCCGGAAGTGCTCTTCCTTGACGAGCCCAGCGCCGGCCTTGACCCGCAGTCCCGCCAACTGGTGTTTGATCTGATTGCCGGGCTGCGTGACAGCGGGATGGGAATCATCCTGACCACCCACCTCATGGATGACGCCCAGCGCCTGGCTGACTACGTGTACATCATCGACGGCGGCCGCAACGTTGCCGAAGGAACCGTCCAGGAACTGCTGCAGCGCAGCCCCGTTACGGACCACGCGGGAGAGCACGTCCGGACGCTTGTCTTCGAAGCCCCGGCCGGACTGGACCTGGCCGCGGTCCTGCCGGACGACGTCGAGGTTTCCGAAGCCCGCGCCGGCAGCTACAGCCTCACCGGCGCCCTCACGCCGCGCCACCTCTCCGCGCTGGCCCAATGGTGGGAAGCGAAGGGCATCATGCCGGCAGCGTTGAGCCTCGAGGCGCGTAGCCTTGAAGACGTCTTTTTGGACATTTCAGGAAAGGACATCCGATGA
- the sufD gene encoding Fe-S cluster assembly protein SufD, with translation MTAEATTEKARIGAPSIAGFTEEGEHLVASKVDRHHSHGTQVMASRAERLTSHDVADFALPNGREEEWRFTPVRELANLLSDAPSDAGALAVSLEAPAAVVQRTLRAGEAPRGATLVPADRAAVVASANVEEAQLISIPANAELDAPVRVVLTGNGPDLRSNSHVVIEAGSNSRGVVILEHGGSADHNGNVEVLVREGAQLTVVSVQLWEDDAKHLAQHDAEVAKDAVYKHIAVTLGGKIVRLNSNVRFAGEGAEAELLGLYFADAGQHLEHRSFVDHNVGNCKSNVLYKGALQGKGAHTVWVGDVLIQKQAEGTDSYEKNQNLVLTDGCRADSVPNLEIETGLIEGAGHASSTGRFDDEHLFYLMARGIPEDVARRLVVRGFLNEIIQQIKVPALEERLTEAVERELAASEN, from the coding sequence ATGACTGCCGAAGCAACTACCGAAAAGGCGCGCATCGGCGCACCGTCGATCGCCGGTTTCACCGAGGAAGGCGAGCATCTGGTCGCCTCCAAGGTGGACCGCCACCACAGCCATGGCACGCAGGTCATGGCCTCCCGCGCCGAGCGCCTCACCAGCCATGACGTGGCCGACTTCGCCCTGCCCAACGGCCGGGAAGAGGAATGGCGCTTCACGCCGGTGCGCGAACTGGCCAACCTCCTGTCCGATGCCCCGTCGGACGCCGGAGCCCTGGCCGTTTCGCTCGAGGCGCCCGCAGCCGTGGTGCAGCGGACGCTTCGCGCAGGCGAAGCCCCCCGCGGTGCCACCCTTGTCCCCGCCGACCGTGCCGCCGTCGTGGCTTCCGCCAATGTGGAGGAAGCCCAGCTCATCTCCATCCCGGCGAACGCCGAACTGGACGCTCCCGTGCGCGTTGTCCTGACCGGCAACGGCCCGGACCTCCGCAGCAACTCGCACGTGGTTATCGAGGCCGGATCCAACAGCCGCGGCGTGGTGATCCTCGAGCATGGCGGCAGCGCCGACCACAACGGCAACGTAGAGGTCCTGGTCCGCGAGGGCGCCCAGCTGACGGTTGTTTCCGTGCAGCTGTGGGAAGACGACGCCAAGCACCTGGCCCAGCATGACGCCGAGGTTGCCAAGGACGCCGTCTACAAACACATCGCCGTGACACTGGGAGGCAAGATCGTCCGCCTCAACTCGAATGTCCGGTTTGCCGGTGAAGGCGCCGAAGCCGAGCTCCTGGGCCTTTACTTCGCCGACGCCGGCCAGCACCTGGAGCACCGTTCCTTCGTGGACCACAACGTGGGCAACTGCAAGTCCAACGTCCTGTACAAGGGCGCGCTGCAGGGCAAGGGCGCACACACGGTCTGGGTTGGTGACGTGTTGATCCAGAAGCAGGCCGAGGGTACCGACTCCTACGAGAAGAACCAGAACCTGGTCCTCACCGACGGTTGCCGTGCGGACTCCGTGCCCAACCTTGAAATCGAAACAGGCCTGATCGAGGGTGCCGGCCACGCCAGTTCCACGGGCCGCTTTGATGACGAGCACCTGTTCTACCTGATGGCCCGCGGTATTCCCGAGGACGTCGCCCGCCGACTGGTGGTCCGTGGCTTCCTCAACGAGATCATTCAGCAGATCAAGGTCCCGGCCCTCGAAGAGCGCCTGACCGAGGCTGTGGAACGCGAACTCGCGGCATCCGAGAACTGA
- a CDS encoding non-heme iron oxygenase ferredoxin subunit: MSGTPKGELVCSANDIQVKQALRILIDGYPVAVVRDSMGEIHAIGDTCSHADISLSEGDVEGCAIECWGHGSQFDLRSGQPLQLPAYDPVPVFAVELDGDDVYVDVTNVLNGAAVNN, from the coding sequence ATGAGCGGCACACCCAAAGGCGAGCTGGTTTGCAGCGCCAATGACATCCAGGTCAAGCAGGCGCTGCGGATCCTGATCGACGGCTACCCCGTGGCCGTAGTGCGGGATTCGATGGGGGAGATCCACGCCATCGGCGACACCTGCTCGCACGCGGACATTTCCCTGTCCGAGGGCGATGTGGAAGGCTGCGCCATCGAGTGCTGGGGCCACGGCTCCCAGTTCGACCTGCGCAGCGGCCAGCCGCTGCAGCTCCCCGCCTACGATCCTGTTCCGGTATTCGCCGTCGAACTCGACGGAGACGACGTCTACGTGGACGTCACCAACGTTTTGAACGGCGCAGCAGTAAACAACTAA
- a CDS encoding ABC transporter permease, whose protein sequence is MSGAGLQDTQQPASLARRVLLQGKYEAVTMLRNGEQLILAIVLPLLALVGLTVTPFLDNMGSSRINVAVPGILALCAMSTAFTGQGIATGFDRRYGVLRFLSTTPLGRGGLIAGKVLSVLAVLCIQVVVVGLVALALGWQPTAAGWLPGLALLALGAAAFTALGLLVAGTVRPEATLAITNLLWILLGAMGGIVIPAERLPAAAQAVVHFLPSGALGESMRAAFLGGAVNGGAALILLLWTVLAGAAAIRWFKWN, encoded by the coding sequence ATGAGCGGGGCAGGATTGCAGGACACGCAGCAGCCGGCGTCCCTGGCACGCCGCGTCCTGCTGCAGGGCAAATACGAGGCAGTGACCATGCTGCGGAACGGCGAACAGCTGATCCTGGCAATCGTGCTGCCGCTGCTGGCTCTCGTCGGCCTGACCGTGACCCCCTTCCTGGACAACATGGGCTCCAGCCGCATCAACGTGGCTGTCCCGGGAATCCTGGCCCTGTGCGCCATGTCCACGGCCTTCACCGGCCAGGGCATCGCCACGGGCTTCGACCGCCGCTACGGAGTGCTCCGGTTCCTGTCCACCACGCCTCTGGGCCGCGGCGGGCTGATCGCCGGCAAAGTCCTCTCCGTCCTGGCTGTCCTGTGCATCCAGGTAGTGGTGGTGGGCCTGGTTGCCCTTGCACTGGGATGGCAGCCGACGGCGGCGGGCTGGCTTCCGGGGCTGGCACTCCTTGCGCTGGGCGCAGCGGCGTTCACCGCCCTGGGGCTGCTGGTGGCGGGGACAGTCCGGCCGGAAGCGACGCTGGCCATCACCAACCTGCTCTGGATCCTCCTGGGGGCCATGGGCGGCATCGTGATCCCGGCCGAACGGCTGCCTGCCGCGGCGCAGGCGGTGGTGCACTTCCTGCCGTCCGGTGCCCTGGGCGAATCGATGCGCGCCGCGTTCCTGGGCGGGGCCGTGAACGGCGGCGCCGCCCTCATCCTGCTGCTTTGGACGGTTCTCGCCGGGGCCGCAGCCATCCGTTGGTTCAAGTGGAATTGA